The Streptomyces rimosus genomic interval TGGTGCTCGAACCACTGGTTCCTCCGTCGAAACCGGGCGGGCGGCCGCCGAAACGTCCGCGCCGGGAGATCATCGATGCCCTGGCGTACTGGGTACGGGCCGGC includes:
- a CDS encoding transposase, with translation MAGRRAYPTDLSNAEWVVLEPLVPPSKPGGRPPKRPRREIIDALAYWVRAGCAWRLLPHDLGAALGE